A single region of the Thermococcus zilligii AN1 genome encodes:
- a CDS encoding adenylosuccinate synthetase, which yields MPSYIVVGGQWGDEGKGSIIAYLALRDEPDIIARGGVGTNAGHSVFINGKKYAVRQLPTGFMQTKARLLVGAGVLVDPGVFFHELEALRDFKVAERAGVDARCAIIEEKHKELDRTSDYLHDKIGTTGSGCGPANADRVMRRAKLAKDIPELGPYLTDVAAEVNDALDEGKLVLVEGTQGFGLSLYYGTYPYVTSKDTTASAVASDVGIGPTRVDDVIVVFKSFPTRVGAGPFPTEMSQEEADRLGLVEYGTVTGRRRRVGWFDFEFARYSARINGATMLALTMLDKYDRDAFGVTDYDKLPEKAREFVEEIEERVGVPVALIKTGPELEHVIDRRENI from the coding sequence ATGCCGAGCTACATCGTTGTTGGCGGCCAATGGGGTGACGAGGGAAAGGGTTCCATTATAGCTTACCTCGCCCTGAGGGATGAGCCCGACATTATAGCGCGCGGCGGCGTGGGGACAAACGCGGGCCACAGCGTTTTTATAAACGGCAAGAAGTACGCGGTAAGACAGCTTCCGACGGGTTTCATGCAGACGAAGGCGAGGCTTTTAGTTGGCGCAGGCGTTCTGGTTGATCCCGGAGTGTTTTTCCACGAGCTCGAAGCGCTCAGGGACTTCAAAGTTGCCGAGAGGGCCGGCGTTGACGCCCGCTGTGCGATAATCGAGGAGAAGCATAAAGAACTCGACAGGACGAGCGACTACCTCCACGATAAGATAGGAACAACGGGAAGCGGCTGCGGGCCAGCGAACGCGGACAGGGTCATGAGGAGGGCAAAGCTCGCTAAGGACATCCCGGAACTCGGGCCTTACCTCACAGACGTTGCCGCGGAAGTCAACGACGCCCTGGATGAGGGCAAGCTCGTTCTCGTTGAGGGGACCCAGGGCTTCGGGCTGAGCCTTTACTACGGCACCTACCCCTACGTGACATCAAAGGACACAACGGCCTCAGCGGTCGCGAGCGACGTGGGAATCGGGCCGACGAGGGTGGACGATGTCATCGTCGTCTTCAAGAGCTTCCCGACGAGGGTAGGGGCGGGTCCATTCCCGACGGAGATGAGCCAGGAAGAGGCGGATAGGCTCGGCCTGGTCGAGTATGGAACCGTTACAGGGAGGAGGCGCCGCGTGGGCTGGTTCGACTTCGAGTTTGCCCGCTATTCCGCCAGAATCAACGGCGCTACTATGCTCGCTTTGACAATGCTCGACAAGTACGATAGGGATGCCTTTGGCGTCACTGACTACGATAAGCTCCCGGAGAAAGCAAGGGAGTTCGTGGAGGAGATAGAGGAGCGCGTTGGCGTTCCAGTTGCGCTGATAAAGACCGGGCCGGAGCTGGAGCACGTAATAGACAGGAGGGAAAACATCTAA
- a CDS encoding alpha/beta hydrolase: MEVYKARFGTPEKGWVVLVHGLGEHSGRYGKLIGMLNEAGFAVYTFDWPGHGKSPGKRGHTSVEEAMEIIDSIIEELGEKPFLFGHSLGGLTVIRYAETRPEKIRGVIASSPALAKSPETPGFLVGLAKFLGRVAPGLTLSNGIKPELLSRNPEAVKAYVEDPLVHDRISTKLGRSIFENMGKAQKEAERIKVPVLLLVGTGDVITPPEGSRELFGKLKVKDKGLKEFPGAYHEIFEDPEWGEALHREIVGWLLEHSGV; this comes from the coding sequence ATGGAGGTTTACAAAGCCAGGTTCGGAACACCCGAGAAGGGTTGGGTCGTGCTCGTCCATGGCCTTGGCGAGCACAGCGGAAGGTATGGAAAGCTGATAGGGATGCTGAACGAAGCCGGCTTTGCAGTTTACACCTTTGACTGGCCGGGGCATGGTAAAAGCCCTGGCAAAAGGGGGCACACGAGCGTTGAAGAGGCTATGGAAATAATTGATTCCATAATTGAAGAATTGGGTGAAAAGCCCTTCCTCTTCGGCCACAGCCTCGGTGGTTTGACGGTTATAAGATATGCCGAGACGAGGCCAGAAAAAATAAGGGGAGTGATAGCTTCTTCACCGGCTCTGGCAAAAAGCCCCGAAACGCCGGGCTTCCTTGTGGGCCTGGCGAAGTTTCTCGGCAGAGTCGCTCCGGGCTTAACTCTCTCCAACGGCATAAAGCCGGAACTCCTGTCAAGGAATCCGGAGGCCGTTAAGGCCTACGTGGAAGACCCGCTTGTCCACGACAGGATCTCAACGAAGCTCGGGAGGAGCATCTTCGAGAACATGGGGAAGGCCCAGAAAGAGGCAGAGAGGATAAAAGTCCCGGTTCTTCTCCTCGTTGGGACGGGCGATGTGATAACCCCTCCGGAAGGCTCGAGGGAACTCTTCGGGAAGCTTAAGGTAAAAGACAAAGGGCTGAAGGAGTTCCCGGGGGCTTACCACGAGATATTCGAAGACCCCGAGTGGGGGGAGGCCTTACACAGGGAAATAGTTGGGTGGCTGCTGGAGCACTCCGGAGTTTAG